The region GGGATCCAGGCGGAAGTAGAAGAGGATGCGGCGCAGGTCGGACACCACCTGCCCGCCCGGGAGCACGCGACGCCGCACGGCCTCGGACAGCGGCTCGGTGGCGACCTGATAGCTCTGGACCGGCAGCATGGTCTGCCGCAGCCCTGGCCACAGGCCGCCGGTGTAGGCGTTGGTGGCGAGGATCACGGTGCGCGCCCGCACCGCCCCGCGCGCAGCGGTGACGCGCCATCCCCCGACGTCGGACTGGAGCCGCCGCACCGCGGATCGCCCGTGAAGCCTCGCGCCGGCCCGCTGAGCCGCTCGCGCCAGCCCGCGCGCGTACGACAGCGGATGGAGCGCGCCGGCGCGGCGATCGAGCATGCCGCCCGCGTAGCCCACCGTGCCGGTCAGCTCCTCGATGGCCCGGCGGTTCAGCAGCTCGACCGGGGCGCCGCGCCGCTCCCACTGCCGGGTGCGCGCGCGCAGGCTCTCGAGCGCGGTCGCGTGCGGCGCCGCCGCGATCCACCCGCACGGCTGCGCGTGGCAGGCGATCTTGTGACGCGCGATCAGCTCGAAGACGACGTCGGCCGCGGAGCCGGCGATCTGCCACATCCGCCGGCCGATCTCGGCGCCGTAGTGACGCTCCAGATCCTCCGGGTCGTGCTTGAGCCCGGGGATGACCTGCCCGCCGTTGCGCCCGGAGGCGCCCCATCCGGGCTCGGCCGCGTCCAGCACGACGACGTCGGCCCCGCGCTCGGCCAGGTACAGCGCGGCGGACAGCCCGGTATAGCCGGCACCGACCACCACCACGTCGGCGCGCCGCTCGCCCTCGAGCGGGCCGGTGTCGATCGGCGCCTCGGGGGCCTCGGTCCAGACCGATGCGGGCACGGTGGCCAGCTGCCTCATGGCGGACAGCATGGACGGGCGCGGCCGGCTCGTCAACGGCGGGGGTGCAGCTTCTCCACCCGCACCCCGATGAGGCGGATCTTCTTGCCCTTCGGGTTCTCGCGCGCGTCGAAGAACGGCTCCAGCAGGCCGCGGACCTCGGCGTGCAGCTCCGCGGCGGTCGTGAAGGGCGCCGCGCCGGTGCGCGATCGGCTCACCGTCATGAATCCCGAGAAGCGCACCGTCACGGTCACGGTGCGGAAGGCGTCGAAGTCCCCGGCCACGAACCGCTCGAACACGGTCTCGCCGAGGGCACGCGCCCGCTCGAGCACGAAGGCGGCCTCGAGCGTGTCGACCTCGAACGTCTCCTGTTCGCCCACCGACTTGCGCTC is a window of Candidatus Methylomirabilota bacterium DNA encoding:
- a CDS encoding FAD-binding oxidoreductase codes for the protein MRQLATVPASVWTEAPEAPIDTGPLEGERRADVVVVGAGYTGLSAALYLAERGADVVVLDAAEPGWGASGRNGGQVIPGLKHDPEDLERHYGAEIGRRMWQIAGSAADVVFELIARHKIACHAQPCGWIAAAPHATALESLRARTRQWERRGAPVELLNRRAIEELTGTVGYAGGMLDRRAGALHPLSYARGLARAAQRAGARLHGRSAVRRLQSDVGGWRVTAARGAVRARTVILATNAYTGGLWPGLRQTMLPVQSYQVATEPLSEAVRRRVLPGGQVVSDLRRILFYFRLDPQGRLLMGGRGPLDDRGDPALFTRLEATAGRLFPGLGDVRWTHRWSGRVALTADHVPHLHEPRPGVLIGLGYNGRGVAMATVMGQLLAERALGASPAEIGWPVTPITPIALHRWRLPAMALVVHWKRFQDWLDAP